In Flavobacterium sp. N3904, one DNA window encodes the following:
- a CDS encoding 2TM domain-containing protein translates to MGRYRKQLFENFQDENFNPDTRYELAYKRVKRIKGFYIHLLVYVLVNTFIIVSSFNSSTLGTEVFFRWETFSTALFWGIGLVAHGMSVFGRDLFFGTDWEEKKIKEFMDKDKNQKWE, encoded by the coding sequence ATGGGAAGATATAGAAAACAGTTATTTGAAAATTTTCAGGATGAAAATTTCAATCCAGACACAAGATATGAATTGGCTTATAAAAGAGTAAAAAGAATCAAAGGATTTTATATTCATTTATTGGTTTATGTTTTGGTAAATACTTTTATAATTGTCTCCAGTTTTAATAGTAGCACATTGGGAACCGAAGTTTTTTTTAGATGGGAAACATTCTCTACGGCTTTGTTTTGGGGTATCGGTTTGGTAGCGCATGGAATGTCTGTTTTTGGTAGAGATTTATTTTTTGGTACTGATTGGGAAGAAAAGAAAATTAAAGAGTTTATGGATAAAGACAAAAATCAAAAGTGGGAGTGA